A genomic stretch from Thunnus maccoyii chromosome 19, fThuMac1.1, whole genome shotgun sequence includes:
- the si:ch211-243g18.2 gene encoding keratin, type I cytoskeletal 18 — protein MASSMSLRGYSMSRQPSFSSRSLMDSGRARSRASVSFSAASPLTRSASIGQDLNGPVSLQLNGLHGNSTNEKEAMQSLNNRLANYLDKVRSLERSNADLETKIKQLMLDRIPKGHDLDAMMAQAHAVEQEVRKKTLENARLMLEIDNAKLAADDFRVKWETELVMCQSVERDCVALKKAKTDHEQIIASLRGDLDSLKEELYFLKKNHEEELEQMKSRIARDEVNVEVDSARGPELGSILSDLRTQYEAIVKNNKEHAEQWYHKKLETVQNEVKESNEALRGAQSELTERQRFLQTLEVELESLHKQIAALEGNLSETGQKYSSELERLQATLSQLEDDLSQLRLDMQRTKTDYEQLLRIKQNLEMEIATYRRLLEGEETVKEIPPPPKKEPDVRTRKIVKVVTQTMINGQVVDESSEVEKIEETKK, from the exons ATGGCCTCCAGCATGTCATTGAGGGGTTACTCCATGAGCCGTCAGCCCTCTTTTTCCAGTCGTTCTCTGATGGACAGCGGGCGCGCTCGCTCCCGTGCTTCGGTGTCTTTCTCCGCTGCCAGTCCGTTGACCCGCTCAGCTTCTATCGGCCAAGATCTCAATGGCCCAGTCAGCCTGCAACTGAACGGACTGCACGGCAACAGCACCAATGAGAAGGAGGCTATGCAGAGTCTCAACAACCGCCTGGCTAACTATCTAGACAAG GTGCGTTCACTGGAGCGCTCCAACGCAGACCTGGAGACGAAGATCAAGCAGCTGATGCTCGACCGCATTCCCAAAGGTCATGACCTTGATGCCATGATGGCCCAGGCTCATGCTGTTGAGCAAGAG GTGAGGAAGAAGACCTTGGAAAATGCTCGTCTCATGTTGGAGATTGATAATGCTAAACTGGCTGCAGATGACTTCAGAGTCAA GTGGGAGACTGAGCTGGTGATGTGTCAGTCTGTGGAGCGAGACTGCGTTGCCCTGAAGAAGGCCAAGACAGACCACGAGCAGATCATTGCCTCTCTGAGAGGAGATCTGGACAGCCTGAAAGAAGAACTTTACTTCCTCAAGAAAAACCATGAGGAG GAACTTGAGCAGATGAAGTCTCGTATTGCCAGGGACGAGGTGAATGTGGAGGTGGACTCGGCCCGCGGGCCAGAGCTGGGATCCATTCTGTCTGACCTGCGTACCCAGTATGAAGCCATTGTCAAGAACAACAAGGAGCATGCAGAGCAGTGGTATCACAAGAAG CTGGAGACGGTCCAGAATGAGGTGAAGGAGAGCAACGAGGCTCTGCGAGGAGCCCAGAGTGAGTTGACTGAGAGGCAGCGCTTCCTGCAGACcctggaggtggagctggagaGTCTGCACAAACAG ATAGCCGCTCTGGAGGGTAACCTGAGTGAGACGGGTCAGAAATACTCATCTGAGCTGGAGCGGCTACAGGCCACCCTGAGTCAGCTGGAGGACGACCTTTCCCAGCTCAGGCTGGACATGCAGCGTACCAAAACCGACTATGAGCAGCTCCTCCGCATCAAGCAGAACCTGGAAATGGAGATCGCCACTTACAGGCGCCTGCTGGAGGGAGAGGAAAC AGTTAAGGAAATTCCACCTCCACCAAAAA AGGAGCCTGATGTTCGCACCAGGAAGATTGTGAAAGTGGTGACTCAGACGATGATCAATGGCCAGGTGGTGGATGAATCCAGCGAGGTGGAGAAGATCGAGGAGACcaagaaatag
- the rbp4l gene encoding retinol binding protein 4, like: MASSKLALLLVLLSCIECCLSASCIVDSFTVKDDFDPKRYAGKWYALQKKDPEGLFLQDNISAEYTIDDDGSMTASSKGRVTLFGFWVVCADMAAQYSVPDPTTPGKMFMNYQGLASYLSSGGDNYWVIDTDYDNYAITYACRTLKEDGSCEDGYALVFSRNPRGLPPAIQRTVRQKQEEICMAGEFQPVLQSGAC, translated from the exons ATGGCATCCTCTAAGCTGGCCTTGCTGCTGGTCTTGCTGTCCTGCATCGAgtgctgtctgtctgcctcctgCATCGTTGACAGCTTCACAGTCAAAGATGACTTTGACCCCAAGAGG TATGCAGGGAAGTGGTACGCATTGCAGAAGAAAGATCCAGAGGGTCTTTTCCTGCAGGACAACATCTCTGCAGAGTACACCATTGATGATGATGGCAGCATGACCGCTTCCTCCAAGGGACGTGTCACTCTCTTTGG CTTCTGGGTTGTGTGCGCTGACATGGCTGCCCAGTACTCCGTCCCCGACCCTACCACCCCCGGCAAGATGTTCATGAACTACCAGGGACTGGCCAGCTACCTGTCTAGCGGAG GTGACAACTACTGGGTGATCGACACCGACTATGACAACTACGCCATCACTTACGCCTGCCGCACCCTGAAGGAGGATGGCAGCTGCGAGGACGGCTACGCCCTTGTCTTCTCCAGGAACCCCCGCGGCCTGCCCCCCGCCATCCAGCGCACTGTCCGtcagaaacaggaggaaatctGCATGGCTGGAGAGTTTCAACCTGTCTTGCAGTCTGGAGCCTGCtaa